The Raoultibacter phocaeensis genome contains a region encoding:
- a CDS encoding sodium-translocating pyrophosphatase, giving the protein MAELPLILGLVAGIIAAVYAGVLITRINKMPAGNEKMQSIAAAIQEGAMAYLGRQYRTVAIVGVIVAIVLLVPGFMGVSGFGIWTAIGFIVGGVASAAAGFIGMRISVAANVRTAEAARTGLGHALRVAFQSGTVTGMFVIGLGILSVSVMSFLVLTGTAPFAALVGLGFGGSLISVFARLGGGIFTKAADVGADLVGKVEAGIPEDDPRNPAVIADNVGDNVGDCAGMAADLFETYVVTTVAAMLIGNLAFGAENIVVSLGFPVVIGVASIIASIIGTVFVKMSENGTIMGALYKGLWISAILAIVAFFPITNWMLADVTVVNTGLAPAGITPLSIWICAVIGVVLTAAMVYITDHYTSSEKKPVESIAEASVTGHGTNVIQGLAVGMEATGLPILVIVIATLASFFLGGIFGIAVAALSMLSMAGIVVAIDSFGPVTDNAGGIAEMSGLPESVRENTDALDAVGNTTKAVTKGYAIASAALAAVVLFADFTHTVTEETGAAFTFDLANPFVLIGLFIGGLLPYLFAARAMTSVGKAAGDVVEEVRRQFKEIPGIMEGTGKPDYARCVDLVTKAALREMVLPAMIPIGTPILIIVVGFILQAVGYDQAFEFTTLVLGGALVGTIITGLFVAISMTSGGGAWDNAKKLIEEGKFGGKGSFAHQAAVTGDTVGDPYKDTAGPALNSMIKVFNIVALLLVPLLALLA; this is encoded by the coding sequence ATGGCAGAATTACCCCTGATCTTGGGCCTGGTAGCCGGCATCATCGCAGCCGTCTACGCAGGTGTCTTGATCACCCGGATCAACAAGATGCCTGCAGGCAATGAAAAAATGCAGAGCATCGCCGCGGCCATTCAAGAAGGAGCGATGGCGTATCTCGGCCGCCAGTACCGCACCGTCGCCATCGTCGGCGTTATCGTTGCCATCGTACTGCTCGTTCCCGGCTTCATGGGAGTATCGGGCTTCGGCATCTGGACGGCAATCGGCTTCATCGTAGGCGGCGTCGCATCGGCTGCAGCAGGCTTCATCGGCATGCGCATCTCGGTTGCGGCGAACGTGCGCACGGCTGAAGCGGCACGCACGGGCCTTGGACATGCCCTGCGCGTGGCGTTCCAGTCGGGCACCGTCACCGGCATGTTCGTCATCGGACTCGGGATTCTCTCGGTGTCCGTCATGTCGTTTCTCGTGCTGACGGGCACGGCACCGTTTGCTGCGCTCGTGGGCCTCGGCTTCGGCGGTTCGCTCATCTCGGTGTTCGCGCGTCTCGGCGGCGGCATCTTCACCAAAGCCGCCGACGTGGGAGCCGACCTTGTGGGCAAGGTCGAAGCAGGCATTCCCGAAGACGATCCGCGCAACCCCGCCGTTATCGCCGACAACGTGGGCGACAACGTGGGCGACTGCGCCGGCATGGCCGCCGACCTGTTCGAGACCTACGTGGTGACCACGGTTGCCGCCATGCTCATCGGCAACCTCGCCTTCGGTGCCGAGAACATCGTCGTGTCGCTCGGATTCCCGGTCGTGATCGGCGTCGCCTCCATCATCGCCTCGATCATCGGCACCGTGTTCGTCAAGATGAGCGAGAACGGCACCATCATGGGCGCGCTGTACAAGGGCCTGTGGATTTCGGCCATCCTTGCCATCGTGGCGTTCTTCCCGATCACGAACTGGATGCTCGCCGACGTCACCGTGGTGAACACCGGGCTCGCACCGGCCGGCATCACGCCGTTGTCCATTTGGATCTGCGCCGTTATCGGTGTCGTGCTTACTGCGGCTATGGTCTACATTACCGACCATTACACCTCGTCTGAGAAGAAGCCGGTCGAATCGATCGCGGAGGCTTCCGTGACTGGCCACGGCACGAACGTCATTCAGGGCCTCGCTGTCGGCATGGAGGCTACCGGCCTGCCGATCCTCGTGATCGTCATCGCAACGCTGGCGAGCTTCTTCCTTGGCGGCATCTTCGGCATCGCCGTCGCTGCGCTTTCGATGCTTTCGATGGCGGGCATCGTCGTCGCTATCGACTCGTTCGGTCCCGTGACCGACAACGCGGGCGGCATAGCCGAGATGAGCGGCCTGCCCGAGAGCGTGCGCGAGAATACCGACGCCCTCGATGCGGTGGGCAATACCACCAAGGCCGTCACCAAAGGCTACGCTATCGCATCGGCGGCTCTTGCGGCCGTGGTGCTGTTCGCTGACTTCACCCACACGGTAACCGAAGAAACGGGTGCGGCGTTCACATTCGACCTCGCGAACCCCTTCGTGCTCATCGGCCTGTTCATCGGCGGCCTTCTGCCGTATCTGTTCGCCGCCCGCGCCATGACGAGCGTCGGCAAGGCCGCAGGCGACGTCGTCGAGGAAGTGCGCCGTCAGTTCAAAGAGATTCCCGGCATCATGGAGGGTACGGGCAAGCCCGATTACGCACGTTGCGTTGATCTTGTAACCAAGGCCGCGCTGCGCGAGATGGTGCTTCCGGCCATGATCCCGATCGGCACGCCCATCCTCATCATCGTCGTCGGCTTCATCTTACAGGCCGTCGGCTACGACCAGGCGTTCGAATTCACGACGCTCGTGTTAGGCGGAGCGCTTGTGGGTACCATCATCACGGGTCTGTTTGTCGCCATCTCCATGACGAGCGGCGGCGGCGCGTGGGACAACGCCAAGAAGCTCATCGAAGAGGGCAAGTTCGGCGGCAAGGGCTCGTTCGCCCATCAGGCTGCCGTCACCGGTGACACGGTCGGCGATCCGTACAAGGATACCGCAGGTCCTGCGCTGAACTCTATGATCAAGGTGTTCAACATCGTTGCGCTTCTGCTGGTTCCGCTTTTGGCGCTTCTGGCATAA
- a CDS encoding helix-turn-helix transcriptional regulator, whose translation MHVAAAGRDERTGRSVAKKRIKRVAACFAALVLMFTEYWLLNFCAFPLFDAVSPWTREISAAAGGIGLIVMAIVARWKPGLLKKHLFPGIFATLVAGAILTLAGLYLDSFFVLAAGASVITIGISLAAVLVGVACMGLDLRTLGIGIAFAYFASYALRILFPLLPIEANLLLFVALPFVTLALCASSARPVLRQILAADPPADAAVTSPASYLPFVHQVFVTLIIFRFIYGYTLTFAETDRVPIFPLLALLPLGVYALVRLARKQPLDPDALFRVSILFSIAGFLVPSIAGTQNDLIASNLLSSGTGLFEILMYFVLVALAAKNVANALVVLTWGTAMASLGTIIGANFGRLANQYYHIDYGVIATVSACIVFGLVVYILATQRNFSFGDTIRKVEPAAPLSPSERPADFEQRCRLLSEAHGLTAREDEIFSLLAQGRNARFIQEKLVVSYNTVKTHVSHIYAKLDVHTHQELIDLVEGRHDTA comes from the coding sequence GTGCACGTCGCCGCAGCAGGACGCGATGAGCGCACGGGGCGAAGCGTCGCGAAAAAGCGGATAAAGCGCGTAGCTGCGTGCTTTGCCGCTCTCGTGCTCATGTTCACCGAGTACTGGCTTTTGAACTTCTGCGCATTTCCCCTATTCGACGCTGTATCGCCTTGGACACGCGAAATCAGCGCCGCAGCGGGAGGCATCGGACTCATCGTCATGGCGATCGTAGCCCGTTGGAAGCCGGGACTGCTCAAAAAGCACCTCTTCCCGGGAATCTTCGCCACGCTCGTCGCAGGAGCCATCCTCACGCTTGCGGGTCTGTATCTCGATTCGTTTTTCGTGCTCGCTGCAGGAGCATCTGTCATCACCATCGGCATCAGCCTTGCAGCCGTCCTCGTAGGAGTCGCATGCATGGGCCTCGATCTGCGCACGTTGGGGATAGGCATTGCGTTCGCCTATTTCGCGTCATATGCGCTGCGCATACTGTTCCCGCTGCTTCCTATCGAAGCGAATCTGCTTCTGTTCGTCGCGCTGCCTTTTGTCACCCTTGCCCTCTGCGCCTCGTCGGCCCGACCCGTTTTACGGCAGATCCTCGCAGCCGATCCCCCTGCCGACGCGGCGGTCACCTCACCTGCCTCTTACCTGCCGTTCGTCCATCAGGTGTTCGTCACGCTCATCATCTTCCGGTTCATATACGGATACACGCTCACGTTCGCCGAAACCGACCGCGTGCCCATCTTCCCGCTGCTCGCCCTCCTTCCGCTCGGCGTCTACGCGCTCGTGCGGCTCGCGAGAAAGCAACCCCTCGATCCGGATGCGCTGTTCAGAGTTTCCATTCTGTTCAGCATCGCAGGGTTTCTCGTCCCCTCGATCGCGGGCACACAAAACGATCTGATCGCAAGCAACCTCCTGAGCAGCGGCACGGGGCTCTTCGAGATTCTCATGTACTTCGTGCTCGTCGCGCTTGCCGCGAAAAACGTTGCCAACGCGCTCGTGGTTCTTACCTGGGGAACCGCTATGGCATCGCTCGGAACGATCATCGGGGCGAACTTCGGGCGGCTCGCAAACCAGTACTACCACATCGACTACGGCGTGATCGCAACCGTTTCCGCCTGCATCGTGTTCGGCCTCGTGGTGTACATTCTGGCAACGCAGCGCAACTTCAGCTTCGGCGACACGATCCGCAAGGTGGAACCCGCCGCGCCCCTCTCGCCGAGCGAGCGGCCCGCCGATTTCGAGCAACGCTGCCGTCTGCTGAGCGAAGCCCACGGACTCACCGCGCGCGAAGACGAAATATTCAGCTTGCTCGCGCAGGGGCGCAACGCGCGGTTCATCCAAGAGAAGCTCGTCGTCTCGTACAACACCGTGAAAACCCACGTGAGCCACATCTATGCGAAGCTCGACGTGCACACCCATCAAGAGCTCATCGATCTTGTCGAAGGTCGGCACGACACCGCATAG